In Halorhabdus tiamatea SARL4B, a genomic segment contains:
- a CDS encoding DUF4129 domain-containing protein: MQVDRRTVGIIVVGVLGVLGLVLSAATLTDPVGEDVDGEWADPGIGEDPAGEIFSGSLDLPIPPLYLDVLWTVLAVGSLVLLLGSLALLDTDELVRILLLLAVSAIFFVGQVWLLDGAGGGRLFDFAGNLSVGNETVPSLSTGESASPGGGGVSPYLLGAGALVVVVTAGLLYARSGDEAAIDTPGEGPDGNAGEARLSAIGQAAGRAADALDTTDVGASNAVYEAWVEMTEPLDVTDPDTTTAGEFADVAIAAGMAPGDVEELTQIFEDVRYGDAPVSPERAERARAALRHIEATYAGEDR; this comes from the coding sequence ATGCAGGTAGACCGCCGGACGGTGGGTATCATCGTCGTCGGGGTGCTCGGCGTTCTCGGACTCGTTCTCTCGGCGGCGACGCTGACTGACCCGGTCGGGGAGGACGTTGACGGTGAATGGGCCGATCCCGGAATCGGCGAGGATCCGGCGGGCGAAATCTTCAGCGGCTCACTCGATCTGCCGATTCCACCGCTGTATCTCGACGTGCTCTGGACAGTTTTGGCTGTCGGCTCGCTCGTCTTGTTGCTCGGCAGTCTCGCACTCCTCGATACGGACGAGTTGGTCCGCATTTTGCTACTGCTGGCCGTTTCGGCGATCTTTTTCGTCGGCCAGGTCTGGCTGCTGGACGGGGCTGGAGGGGGCCGTCTCTTCGATTTCGCGGGAAATCTGTCGGTGGGCAACGAGACAGTGCCCTCGCTTTCGACCGGCGAGTCGGCGTCGCCGGGCGGTGGCGGGGTTTCGCCGTATCTGCTCGGGGCTGGGGCTCTCGTGGTCGTGGTCACCGCTGGCCTCCTCTACGCGCGGTCAGGTGACGAAGCGGCGATCGACACTCCTGGGGAGGGTCCAGACGGGAACGCAGGCGAGGCCCGACTCAGCGCGATCGGCCAAGCGGCCGGTCGGGCGGCCGACGCCCTCGACACGACGGATGTCGGGGCGAGCAACGCCGTCTACGAGGCCTGGGTCGAGATGACGGAGCCACTCGACGTGACGGATCCGGACACGACGACTGCCGGCGAGTTCGCCGACGTCGCGATCGCGGCCGGGATGGCTCCCGGAGACGTCGAGGAACTCACACAGATCTTCGAGGACGTTCGGTACGGCGACGCACCCGTTTCTCCGGAGCGTGCCGAACGCGCCCGGGCGGCGCTGCGACATATCGAGGCGACCTACGCGGGTGAGGACCGATGA
- a CDS encoding DUF58 domain-containing protein produces MTSDESSTSELRLPHVGRLRGAIALLAVLGGIAIIVRPSLASDVALEYGIVPVLGVAVLAVALRYWIGLALTSIESATLPTVEGRASISVPGGAFDRTIADRRVSSITRLRAREAVLDRLRSVAEQLSGRDRTGPEGTSAGSDDAVDALFEDGAGLRERLRDARTGETAFQRQVRAAVAALADRHDGERPSIELDVTADEPVPTPTQPGLRATNRWRLLKPMGLTAVGIGAVFGSATLLLVGALVGGVAVVAAAGSAPSTSIRITRQVESTQPTPGEAVRVTIEVENVGNRFVPDLRVVDRVPEGLSVTAGSPRYGTALRPGATATYDYRVTSVRGRHEFGDAALSVRNFSGTLERVEDVSVAGDAAVTYDVRRAMERAVPVRDQTSRSVGRVVTDVGGSGVEFHSVRQYRTGDPLNRIDWSRAARGEGLATLQFREERSATVVVLVDARREAYVAPETDAPSAVDRSVLAAAEITSALLDSDDQVGLAALSPRQCWVSPGSGHAHLTRLQAALANADAFDPRPPEQAFKPAIRLPSIRKRLPGVAQLIVLSPVCDDELLTVVRQLQASGHSATVVSPDATGGVTPGRTLARIERDRRLSKLREAGVRVVDWDPADPLALALSAAARRWS; encoded by the coding sequence ATGACGTCGGACGAGTCTTCCACATCCGAGCTGCGTCTTCCACACGTCGGACGCCTCCGCGGCGCGATCGCCTTGCTTGCGGTCCTCGGGGGCATCGCGATCATCGTCCGACCGTCCCTCGCGTCGGACGTGGCCCTGGAATACGGGATCGTGCCGGTACTCGGCGTGGCCGTCCTGGCGGTGGCGCTCCGCTACTGGATCGGTCTCGCGTTGACGTCGATCGAGTCAGCAACGTTGCCCACAGTCGAGGGTCGCGCGTCGATTTCCGTCCCGGGTGGGGCGTTCGACCGGACGATCGCCGACCGGCGCGTCTCCTCGATCACCCGACTCCGGGCCAGAGAGGCGGTCCTCGACCGACTCCGGTCGGTGGCCGAGCAACTGTCCGGGCGCGATCGTACCGGCCCGGAGGGGACGTCGGCCGGTAGCGACGACGCCGTCGACGCGCTATTCGAGGACGGTGCGGGGCTACGCGAGCGATTGAGAGATGCCAGGACAGGCGAGACGGCGTTTCAGCGCCAGGTGAGGGCCGCCGTCGCCGCTCTCGCCGACCGCCACGATGGCGAGCGGCCGTCGATCGAACTCGACGTGACCGCGGACGAACCAGTGCCCACGCCGACCCAGCCAGGGCTGCGGGCGACCAATCGGTGGCGACTCCTCAAACCGATGGGGCTTACGGCCGTCGGGATCGGCGCGGTGTTCGGCTCGGCGACGCTCTTGCTCGTGGGCGCGCTCGTCGGCGGCGTCGCCGTCGTTGCTGCGGCTGGTTCCGCCCCGTCGACCTCGATTCGGATTACCCGACAAGTCGAATCCACCCAGCCGACGCCCGGCGAGGCCGTGCGGGTGACCATCGAGGTCGAGAACGTGGGCAATCGCTTCGTCCCCGACCTCCGGGTCGTCGATCGGGTTCCCGAGGGCCTCTCGGTCACGGCTGGCTCGCCCCGGTACGGAACCGCGCTTCGGCCGGGCGCGACAGCGACCTACGACTATCGGGTCACGTCCGTCCGGGGCCGTCACGAGTTCGGCGACGCGGCCCTTTCGGTCCGGAATTTTTCCGGGACTCTCGAACGCGTCGAAGACGTTTCCGTCGCGGGTGACGCGGCGGTGACGTACGACGTGAGGCGAGCTATGGAGCGCGCTGTGCCAGTACGCGACCAGACGTCCCGGAGCGTCGGGCGCGTGGTCACCGACGTCGGCGGCAGCGGCGTCGAGTTTCACTCGGTCAGACAGTACCGGACCGGCGACCCGCTCAACCGGATCGACTGGAGCCGAGCGGCTCGCGGCGAGGGCCTGGCGACCCTGCAGTTCCGTGAGGAGCGCTCGGCGACGGTCGTGGTTCTCGTCGATGCGCGCCGGGAGGCCTACGTCGCCCCCGAGACGGACGCCCCCTCGGCCGTCGACCGGAGCGTCCTCGCGGCGGCGGAGATCACCTCGGCGCTGCTCGACAGCGACGATCAGGTGGGCCTGGCCGCGCTCTCGCCTCGACAGTGCTGGGTGTCGCCAGGCTCCGGTCACGCTCATCTGACCCGGCTGCAGGCGGCGCTCGCGAACGCGGACGCGTTCGACCCGCGACCGCCCGAGCAGGCGTTCAAGCCCGCGATCCGGCTCCCGTCGATCCGCAAGCGACTCCCGGGCGTTGCCCAGCTGATCGTCCTCTCGCCGGTCTGTGACGACGAGCTCCTCACGGTCGTCCGCCAGCTCCAGGCCAGCGGCCATTCGGCGACGGTCGTCAGCCCGGACGCCACGGGCGGCGTGACGCCGGGGCGGACGCTGGCCCGGATCGAACGCGACCGCCGCCTCTCGAAACTCCGGGAGGCCGGGGTCCGCGTCGTCGACTGGGACCCGGCGGATCCGCTCGCGCTGGCGCTCTCGGCGGCCGCCCGGAGGTGGTCGTGA
- a CDS encoding DUF7519 family protein yields the protein MADRETPPRRTVAPAVAAAVFVVVATSPVPIAGLVAIIGVGAVIVGLTRGSRGVLLVGVTVQFGSVLVAALGALRLELVLAASLAVLLAWDLGEQAISVAEQLAVAGRGTRPLVVHAAGATLVGTLLFASVYGLYRLAGNGQPVPALALLLGGGVLVIAGMRL from the coding sequence ATGGCGGATCGGGAGACGCCACCGCGGCGGACGGTCGCGCCGGCTGTCGCTGCCGCGGTGTTCGTCGTCGTGGCGACGAGTCCGGTCCCGATCGCGGGGCTGGTGGCGATCATCGGCGTCGGCGCGGTGATCGTTGGACTCACCCGGGGATCGCGTGGCGTCCTGCTGGTCGGTGTCACGGTTCAGTTCGGTAGCGTGCTCGTGGCTGCACTGGGTGCGCTCCGGCTCGAACTCGTCCTCGCCGCGTCCCTCGCAGTCTTGCTCGCCTGGGACCTCGGCGAACAGGCAATCTCCGTCGCCGAGCAATTGGCTGTGGCCGGTCGTGGCACCCGACCGCTGGTCGTCCACGCGGCCGGGGCGACGCTCGTCGGGACACTGTTGTTCGCCAGCGTTTACGGACTGTACCGGCTGGCCGGCAACGGCCAACCCGTGCCCGCACTCGCGTTGCTTCTGGGTGGGGGCGTCCTCGTCATCGCGGGGATGCGCCTCTGA
- a CDS encoding helix-turn-helix domain-containing protein, whose translation MAEPGREIEYTVEDVAGVFAERTDYAEPLTAGDVADALGCSRRTALNKLHELQETADVTSKKVGGRSRVWWIAVHVDG comes from the coding sequence ATGGCCGAACCGGGACGTGAGATCGAGTACACTGTCGAAGACGTGGCAGGCGTCTTCGCCGAACGAACAGATTACGCCGAACCGCTGACTGCCGGCGACGTCGCCGACGCGCTCGGATGTTCACGCCGGACCGCGCTCAACAAACTCCACGAGCTCCAGGAGACCGCAGACGTGACCTCCAAGAAGGTCGGCGGTCGGAGCCGCGTGTGGTGGATCGCCGTTCACGTCGATGGATAG
- a CDS encoding DUF4129 domain-containing protein has protein sequence MQLDRRTVGVVVVGVLGALALTFAAGTLANPAAQGSGSLVSEDGDSSAVFQADDALEPDPQPLPELGPVLQTALLGLLGLTFVVALYVLSIRDLLSVVLAVLTAGIGFWLLMELIIALTGPGSDVGFGQDAGAGPPGGADGIAPEVGVSTPPSAFLLGIIAVVAVLALVVLFGLSTDEGPSEPDADVADDATPETLTPIGAAAGRAAAEIQDETTSTSNAVYRAWVDMTDALDVPNRAATTPGEFADVAIEAGMAPRDVEELTRLFEDVRYGDAPVSAARERQATDALRRIESTYAGDES, from the coding sequence GTGCAACTCGATCGACGGACGGTCGGGGTGGTGGTCGTCGGCGTACTGGGGGCGCTCGCGCTTACGTTCGCCGCCGGAACGCTGGCGAACCCTGCCGCACAGGGGAGCGGGAGTCTCGTCTCCGAAGACGGGGACTCGAGTGCGGTGTTCCAGGCCGACGACGCACTCGAACCGGACCCACAGCCGCTCCCGGAACTCGGCCCCGTGTTACAGACGGCCCTGCTGGGTCTGCTCGGACTGACGTTCGTGGTTGCCCTGTACGTCCTCTCTATCCGCGATCTGCTCAGTGTCGTGCTCGCCGTCCTCACGGCCGGTATCGGGTTCTGGCTTCTCATGGAGCTGATCATCGCGCTGACGGGTCCCGGGAGTGACGTCGGCTTCGGCCAGGACGCCGGGGCTGGCCCCCCTGGCGGGGCCGACGGCATCGCCCCCGAGGTCGGCGTGTCGACGCCACCGTCAGCCTTTCTTCTGGGGATTATCGCCGTCGTTGCGGTGCTCGCCCTGGTCGTGCTGTTCGGGCTCTCCACCGACGAGGGGCCGTCCGAACCGGACGCCGACGTCGCGGACGACGCCACGCCGGAGACGCTCACGCCCATCGGAGCCGCGGCCGGTCGCGCGGCCGCGGAAATCCAAGACGAGACGACCTCGACGTCGAACGCGGTCTATCGCGCCTGGGTAGACATGACCGACGCGCTCGACGTTCCCAATCGGGCGGCGACGACGCCAGGGGAGTTCGCCGACGTCGCGATCGAGGCCGGGATGGCACCGCGGGACGTCGAGGAACTCACGCGGCTGTTCGAGGATGTCCGGTACGGCGACGCGCCCGTCTCGGCGGCGCGAGAGCGCCAGGCGACCGACGCCCTGCGGCGGATCGAATCGACCTACGCCGGTGATGAGTCGTGA
- a CDS encoding DUF58 domain-containing protein: protein MSRTTDRSRRPDDEVDEASAVGLRRFLSVLGVFVVAAGFVVLLSPDVGRSLSVQYLVVMGVGVLLIVFAARRWFKRLLSSVDTVRTPPVERRTTVSVPGADFDALLAADAQNAIGRLQVRTTAQDRIRTAAETVLEGDGGAVDEQLAAGSWSDDPDAVALFADEPTSVRDRVSSFVSGTSILQRRVRSAIAALGRLADEDVSWDESTADTEGTEPADPGTHATDRWNGLTAIALTTVGLGVLTSQASLVLVGAALSGLGAYAVAGSSPSTAVRISRELQPADPRPGESVDVTVEVENVGEQLLSDLRVVDGVPADLTIEADSPRHGTALRPGATMEYTYTVAGIRGSHTFEDAFVVSRNLPGTLEAVETVGVEGDQTVTYDVSTVLDLSVPLRKQASMDVGRVLTDTAGSGLEFHSIREYRSSDPLTRIDWSRAARGEDLATLQFREERSATVVVVIDARKEAYVASDDDSPSAVDRSVLAAAQLASALSAADDRVGLAALSPRQCWLAPGAGHTHLARLQDVLATDDAFAPSPPTLPYYRRINLPALRKRLSTDSQLIVFSPLVDDEVLAVVRKLHAAGHPATVISPDATATGTPGRTLARLERDNRLSKLRRADVRVVDWDADESLALALTTAGRRWS from the coding sequence GTGAGCCGGACGACCGACCGCTCCCGACGCCCCGACGACGAGGTCGACGAGGCCTCCGCGGTCGGCCTGCGACGGTTCCTGAGTGTCCTCGGGGTGTTCGTGGTCGCCGCCGGATTCGTCGTGTTGCTCTCGCCCGACGTCGGGCGGTCGCTCTCGGTCCAGTACCTGGTCGTGATGGGCGTCGGCGTCCTGTTGATCGTCTTCGCCGCCCGCCGGTGGTTCAAGCGCTTGCTCTCGTCGGTCGATACTGTCCGAACCCCGCCCGTCGAGCGCCGGACGACGGTGTCGGTGCCGGGCGCGGACTTCGACGCGTTGCTGGCTGCGGACGCACAGAACGCCATTGGCCGACTCCAGGTCAGGACGACGGCACAGGACCGCATCCGGACGGCGGCCGAGACGGTCCTCGAAGGGGACGGCGGGGCTGTCGACGAGCAACTCGCGGCCGGGTCCTGGAGCGACGATCCCGACGCAGTCGCGCTGTTCGCCGACGAACCGACCAGCGTCCGCGATCGGGTGTCGTCGTTCGTCAGCGGGACGTCGATCCTCCAGCGACGGGTCCGCAGCGCGATCGCGGCCCTGGGACGTCTCGCTGACGAGGACGTCTCGTGGGACGAGTCCACGGCCGACACCGAAGGGACCGAACCGGCCGATCCGGGCACCCACGCGACCGATCGCTGGAACGGACTCACCGCGATCGCGCTGACCACCGTCGGCCTCGGTGTTCTCACGAGTCAGGCCAGCCTGGTTCTGGTGGGGGCCGCCCTTTCGGGACTCGGTGCGTACGCGGTCGCCGGGTCCTCGCCGTCGACGGCCGTGCGGATCTCACGGGAACTCCAGCCGGCCGATCCGCGCCCCGGCGAGTCCGTCGACGTCACCGTCGAAGTCGAAAACGTCGGCGAGCAACTCCTCTCAGACCTCCGGGTCGTCGACGGCGTGCCGGCCGATCTCACCATCGAGGCGGACAGTCCGCGCCACGGGACCGCACTCCGGCCGGGCGCGACGATGGAATATACCTACACCGTGGCTGGTATCCGGGGGAGTCACACTTTCGAGGACGCCTTCGTCGTCTCGCGGAACCTGCCGGGGACGCTCGAAGCAGTCGAGACAGTCGGTGTCGAGGGCGATCAGACGGTCACCTACGACGTCTCGACGGTGCTGGATCTGTCGGTCCCGCTTCGCAAACAGGCCTCGATGGATGTCGGGCGCGTGTTGACCGACACCGCCGGGAGTGGCCTGGAGTTCCATTCGATCAGGGAGTACCGCAGCAGCGATCCGCTGACGCGCATCGACTGGAGCCGGGCGGCCCGCGGTGAGGACCTGGCGACCTTGCAGTTTCGCGAGGAGCGCTCGGCGACGGTCGTCGTGGTGATCGACGCCCGCAAGGAAGCGTACGTCGCCAGCGACGACGACTCCCCCTCGGCCGTCGACCGGAGCGTCCTCGCGGCGGCTCAACTCGCATCGGCGCTGTCGGCTGCCGACGACCGGGTTGGGCTGGCCGCGCTCTCGCCCCGGCAATGCTGGCTGGCCCCCGGGGCCGGACACACCCACCTCGCACGCCTCCAGGACGTCCTCGCGACCGACGACGCCTTCGCACCGTCACCGCCGACGCTCCCGTACTACCGGCGCATCAACCTGCCAGCCCTCCGGAAACGACTCTCGACCGACAGCCAGCTGATCGTGTTCTCGCCGCTGGTCGACGACGAGGTCCTCGCGGTCGTCCGGAAACTCCACGCGGCCGGCCATCCGGCCACGGTCATCAGCCCCGACGCGACGGCTACCGGCACGCCCGGCCGGACGCTCGCCCGACTCGAACGGGACAACCGGCTCTCGAAGCTCCGGCGTGCCGACGTCCGTGTGGTCGACTGGGACGCCGACGAATCGCTCGCACTCGCACTCACGACGGCCGGCCGGCGGTGGTCCTGA
- a CDS encoding DUF7519 family protein — protein MDEDVRPPRFAVLLTGGAVTVATLALSLVPEAGVLALVGGVLAVAGTARGSRRVLGLGTLLELAGGVLAGAASLPAGLVLVGIVGAVLGWDIGEQSINAAQQLGSDAVVVRSVVVHAAASTLVGAVSIGLVYTTYLVATGGQPLAVLAAFLVGGGLVLLAMRA, from the coding sequence ATGGACGAGGACGTCCGCCCGCCGCGATTCGCCGTCCTCCTGACCGGCGGTGCGGTCACCGTCGCGACGCTCGCGCTTTCGCTCGTGCCGGAAGCCGGCGTGCTCGCACTCGTCGGCGGCGTGCTCGCAGTCGCCGGGACTGCGCGCGGATCGCGACGCGTGCTTGGCCTCGGGACCCTCCTGGAACTGGCTGGCGGCGTTCTCGCCGGGGCGGCTTCGCTCCCGGCTGGGCTGGTGCTCGTCGGAATTGTGGGGGCCGTACTCGGGTGGGATATCGGCGAGCAGTCGATCAACGCCGCCCAGCAACTCGGCTCTGACGCCGTGGTGGTTCGATCGGTCGTCGTCCACGCGGCGGCTTCGACGCTCGTCGGTGCCGTCTCGATCGGCCTCGTCTATACGACCTATCTCGTTGCGACCGGTGGCCAGCCTCTCGCCGTCCTGGCGGCGTTTCTCGTCGGCGGCGGACTGGTCTTGCTGGCGATGCGGGCCTGA
- a CDS encoding AAA family ATPase — translation MDVSEASDTCTRLLDELESAIITDQEFLETVLLGVLGRGHVLLEDVPGTGKTLTARSLAKALGLSFSRIQFTPDLLPTDVTGTHVYNERDRTFEFSEGPIFANVVLADEINRAPPKTQSALLEAMEEGQVTAGGETYQLPTPFFVIATQNPIEMEGTFELPEAQVDRFAIKATMGYPDLDGEVELLRRRAGRDDQSPAVETVLDAESVTALRGVPETVRVEEDVLEYMAAITRATREHRHVEVGVSPRGSQRLFEVARARATLSGREYVTPDDVKRVARPALAHRLVLTPDARVDEVAKSSVIDRILEEVPVPTV, via the coding sequence ATGGACGTCTCCGAGGCGAGCGATACGTGTACCCGGCTGCTGGACGAACTCGAATCGGCGATCATCACCGACCAGGAGTTCCTCGAAACGGTTTTGCTCGGGGTCCTCGGTCGTGGGCACGTCCTGCTCGAGGACGTCCCCGGGACGGGCAAGACGCTGACCGCCCGGAGTCTGGCGAAAGCGCTCGGGCTCTCGTTCTCGCGCATCCAGTTCACGCCGGACCTGCTGCCGACCGACGTCACCGGCACCCACGTCTACAACGAGCGCGACCGGACCTTCGAGTTCAGCGAAGGCCCCATCTTCGCGAACGTCGTGCTGGCCGACGAGATCAACCGCGCACCGCCGAAGACGCAGTCGGCGTTGCTCGAAGCGATGGAGGAGGGACAGGTCACCGCCGGCGGCGAAACCTACCAGCTGCCGACCCCGTTTTTCGTGATCGCGACCCAGAACCCCATCGAGATGGAGGGGACGTTCGAGTTGCCCGAAGCCCAGGTCGACCGCTTCGCGATCAAGGCGACGATGGGCTATCCCGACCTCGACGGCGAGGTCGAACTCCTCCGACGACGGGCCGGCCGCGACGACCAGAGTCCAGCGGTCGAGACAGTCCTCGACGCCGAGTCGGTGACGGCCCTCCGGGGCGTTCCCGAGACAGTCCGCGTCGAGGAGGACGTCCTCGAATACATGGCCGCGATCACGCGGGCGACGCGCGAACACCGTCACGTCGAGGTCGGCGTCTCGCCGCGGGGGAGCCAGCGACTGTTCGAGGTCGCGCGGGCGCGGGCGACACTCTCGGGGCGTGAGTACGTCACGCCCGACGACGTCAAACGCGTCGCACGCCCAGCACTCGCCCATCGGCTCGTCCTCACGCCCGACGCCAGGGTCGACGAGGTGGCGAAGTCCTCGGTGATCGACCGGATCCTCGAGGAGGTTCCCGTCCCGACGGTCTGA
- a CDS encoding RNA-guided endonuclease InsQ/TnpB family protein — protein sequence MADEYVRRTAITRLEVTDEQRDLLEETISEWKRGCQIATDMAWGKCNTKSDVQPLAYDDVREHTDLGSQHAILATHQAAQAITGCIERRLNGKKVSKPSFTAPTVKFDARTMTLFDDDSVSLSTTESRVRCKLALPESDDGYQRQYLDSDIWTVTESTLTARDGDYFLHIGFRRHKTDTERNTAEDGTVLGVDLGIENLAVTSTASFFSGRELTHNLHEFEKVRAGLQQTGTRSAHRTLEQSSNRELRYVRDVLHRASNAIVDEALRHGCDIIAFEDLAHIRDRTGASWGHRWAFRTLYEQVEYKAEAEGIAVTQVDPAYTSKRCAECGFTADENRPTRSDFRCQKCDLEANADYNAAKNIGLRHVRQGQQSSRRTGDSQLALKSGTVTPNGGFTAYPDGFEAEFTDKPQCRPTACTSSDHV from the coding sequence GTGGCAGACGAATACGTGCGTCGGACGGCAATCACACGTCTCGAAGTCACGGACGAGCAACGCGACCTCCTCGAAGAGACGATCTCCGAGTGGAAGCGTGGTTGCCAGATCGCCACCGACATGGCGTGGGGCAAGTGTAACACAAAAAGCGACGTACAGCCCCTCGCCTACGACGACGTGCGCGAACACACTGACCTCGGGAGTCAGCATGCGATTCTCGCCACCCACCAAGCCGCCCAAGCCATCACCGGCTGTATCGAACGCCGGTTGAACGGCAAGAAGGTAAGCAAGCCATCCTTCACCGCTCCGACGGTAAAGTTCGACGCCCGAACGATGACCCTGTTTGACGACGATTCGGTGTCGCTCTCCACAACAGAGAGTCGTGTCCGGTGTAAACTTGCTCTCCCCGAATCAGATGATGGCTACCAACGGCAGTACCTCGACTCGGACATATGGACCGTCACGGAAAGCACGCTCACTGCCCGTGACGGCGACTACTTCCTGCATATCGGCTTCCGCCGACACAAGACCGATACCGAACGGAACACCGCCGAGGACGGAACGGTCCTCGGGGTTGACCTCGGCATCGAGAACCTCGCCGTCACAAGTACTGCCTCCTTTTTTAGCGGGCGGGAGTTAACCCACAATCTCCACGAGTTCGAAAAGGTACGTGCCGGCCTCCAACAAACCGGCACCCGGAGCGCTCACCGAACACTTGAACAATCGAGTAATCGGGAACTTCGATACGTGCGTGACGTACTCCACCGGGCGTCAAACGCCATTGTAGATGAAGCACTCCGCCACGGATGCGATATAATCGCGTTCGAGGACCTAGCCCACATCCGCGACCGCACCGGAGCGTCGTGGGGGCACAGATGGGCGTTCCGAACGTTGTACGAACAGGTGGAGTACAAAGCCGAAGCAGAAGGCATCGCGGTAACACAGGTTGATCCGGCATACACTTCCAAGCGGTGTGCCGAGTGTGGCTTCACGGCTGACGAGAATCGCCCGACCCGTAGCGACTTTCGGTGTCAGAAGTGCGATTTGGAGGCGAACGCAGATTACAATGCGGCGAAGAACATCGGATTACGACATGTCCGTCAAGGCCAACAGTCGTCTCGGCGGACGGGCGACAGTCAACTCGCCCTAAAGTCTGGAACAGTGACGCCGAACGGCGGATTTACCGCCTACCCTGATGGGTTCGAGGCTGAGTTCACGGACAAGCCCCAGTGCAGGCCCACGGCCTGCACGTCGTCAGACCACGTCTGA